The Montipora foliosa isolate CH-2021 chromosome 14, ASM3666993v2, whole genome shotgun sequence genome window below encodes:
- the LOC137984834 gene encoding uncharacterized protein, with protein sequence MSSMYRLRCTELLNERYIDDMFIAWTNDNLTPDEMVTTANSVNTALKFTVEIPEDNCLPFLDTIVTLHPHNGRFSTELYMKPIHSQCIPPWDSHGPISQKRGILIGEIRRAVSRSTDPRSQQNSLRLITKLYTKNGYPRSFIKSTIKRTLRKCKSQPSEQEQGLVYIKMPFINEDLKRQTQAVLKRTGLDNIRVHYINGSSSSRIFTPPKEKQCCPDPCDTCGSSTRTNQCLTKNCVYKIKCSHCDTVYIGETSRTIGSRIKEHIRMVKQTVYSHLINHNKPSMQDISWGILHRNIHDIRTRKIIEALEIRKHENLMNGCNGRALNLD encoded by the coding sequence atgtcgtcaatgtatcgtttaagatgcacagaattgttgaatgaacgatacattgacgacatgtttATAGCCTGGACTAATGATAACTTAACACCTGACGAAATGGTTACTACCGCTAACAGTGTCAACACTGCTCTTAAGTTTACAGTTGAGATACCGGAAGATAACTGCCTGCCTTTCCTCGACACAATAGTCACTCTTCATCCACACAACGGCCGATTTTCCACGGAACTATACATGAAACCAATCCACAGCCAATGTATCCCGCCCTGGGATAGTCACGGACCGATCTCACAGAAGAGAGGGATCCTCATTGGAGAGATAAGGCGCGCAGTGTCGCGTTCCACTGACCctagatcacaacaaaattcgcttagattaattacaaagctgtacaccaagaatggttaccccagatcatttataaaatcaacaattaagcgcactctaagaaaatgcaagtcacaaccgtccgaacaagaacaaggtctagtctacatcaagatgccatttatcaacgaagatctcaagaggcaaacacaagcagttttaaaacggacaggtctagataacatcagagtacactatattaatggctcctcatcatcaagaatattcacgccgcccaaagaaaaacaatgctgcccagatccctgtgatacgtgcggctcttcaacaagaactaaccaatgcctaacaaaaaactgtgtatacaaaatcaaatgctcgcactgcgacacggtttatatcggcgaaacaagtagaactatcggatccagaataaaagaacatatcagaatggtgaaacagacggtttattcacatttgatcaaccataacaaaccatctatgcaagatatctcttggggaatcctccacaggaacattcacgacatccgcacgcgtaaaatcattgaagcgctagaaatccgcaagcatgagaacctcatgaatggttgcaatggacgagctctaaatctagattaa